CCCTTGTTTTCATTAACCATAGTTTCATAATTCCTGCCGGCATAAGAAGGATACTGGGTCAGATAAAGAGAAGAACCCGTGATTGGCAGCCAATTCACTCCGTGAACCTCTTCCGGATTGGCAGTCCACATCGTTGAATCTCCGGTCGTTTTACCACCCCAGATGATGCTCGCGTTAGATCGTGTAAAGCCGGAAGAAGCATTCGTGCCAGCCGTATCAAACCAGTATTCATTAATAGCATTCATTTCTGTTGTATATAAATAGATGCCGAGATCCCGGGTATCTGTATCTCCGGTTGCTTCTCCCCACAAAATAAGCGCTGCCCAGGCGTTCATGGTCTCAGCAGAGGAACCGTTGTTGTTCCCATCACCGAATCTGCCATGACCCGAAGACCAGGAATGTCCTGCATAGGGATCAAAGTTGCGAAGAAACGGGAACAGCGGGTCGTTTCTGTCCATGCTCGCAATATCCCGAATCAGCAATTGAACCATGGGACCATACTGACTGTCGCTGGCCCACCTTTTGTCCGTCCTTGCGATTTCGGCAGCTGCTTTCAAAAAATATCCGTAGTGAATGTGATGATCATTCAGTTCTATATCCGTACCGTAACTTGCGGGATAACCAATGAGTGTGCCCCACTGGCTGTTGTAGTAGAACAACTCGGAGACATTGGGATTACCCGAGATATCGCTGGCTTTGAACCAATCCTCCAAACGTGACCTGATTTTACTTCGAAATCGTTCTGCGGCTATCGTATCTCCTATTTGTTCCGCAATCGGTACAAGAGCTGTCAGCTTGCCAAGATGCTTTCCAACCGAATATGTGTCAGGAGCGCCATAATAGTCTTCATCTTTAGCTTCTTCTATATATTGAGCGAGCTTGTCCCGATCGTAGGAACCTTTGTCCGGCAGAGAGGGAAGCACACCTGTAAACTTCATTTTTGTTTGAAAAGAGCTACCTTCACCCGTCTTCATTTCGCCGCGAACCGATGGATATATGTATGGAAGAAGATGAGTGCTGGATAAATGCTTCCATTGGTGGGGGTATAAGGCGAAAATGGTCCCGCTTCGGCTCCCTTCTTTTGGTTCCGTATCATATGTATACGTCGTTGTGACCTCACTGGTTAAAGGGTCATATGTCCAACTGACCTCGGTATCTGTAACATGTGAATAAGCATATTGTCTGTACTTTTCAAGAATTGCAGGTTTGTTATCCGGTAATGCGGCAATAGAGAAGTAGTCCTTGCCATGAAGCGAATTGGTGAGCTTACGGCTGCCAATACCGCTCCAAGTACTGCCTGTCGGTCCATAAAGCCCGTAATGGGCACCATCAATGGTTACCCCTATAGCTGAACTGGACGCATTTCCGTACCAGATTTCCGGAGTGGAGTGGAATGAAATTTGCGGATCTCCGTCTGTATAAGTGAAATATACAAATGGCGAACCGTGACCATATGTAACCTTCATTGACTTCGTCCCGGACTTGTACTCGGCTCTGACAAACCAATCGTTATAATCATCGACCTTGGCATCCGGAAAGGTGGCTACACCTGAATGTCCAACCGTAAAATCACGAGTATCATCCAACGTGCCCGAGATCGCAGTGTTGTCTGCTGATATTCGCGGGCTCGGATTAAAAATTTGTATGCCGCTTTCCTCGTTCTTTATCGCAAGAGGATGGGGGTATTGTGCTTCCGAATAGGTATCCCATGCAAGGCTACTCCACCAGTCATTCGTAGGCATTTTACCGGTCACCCTGGATGTTTTGTAAATGTCAGGCTGGGCTTCAGCGGCTCCAGGCGGAAGAACAGTAGTATAAGATCCAGCTCCGGTAAGCACTTCTCCTGTGTCTGCATGGGCCGAAGCGGTCAATGAAACACATATAACTGCTCCTAAAGCGGCAGTGATCCAGCGTTTGTATTGCATATAAACCTCCTAAAAAAGTTTTTCGATGAAGTTGGTGATAATAATTAGATTTTTACGAAAAAATAAACATATTGGAAAGAGCTGTACAACAGCTGGGGAACATGATACTATCTTGTTTCTGGTCCATATTATAAATGAGACAAGCATAGGGAGATGACATCATGAGTCACAACCATACATATTCTAATACCCGGATCAGACGGTATTGGATCTTATCTTTTCTTTCGTTTCTTGCTTTTGCAGGAGTAGCCGCCATGGTTGTGTTAGATAGAGTGTTCGGGTTCGACTCCTTTTTCATAGAGCTTGTCCGTGGATTTGAACAGCCTTCGATAACGGATATCGCCAAAGGCTTCTCATACATTGGTTCCACAGTTCCCATTATTGTGATTTGTGCCGCCGTATCTGTCTTGTTGTATGCGTTGCGGCTTCGGAGAGAAATAATGCTCTTCTTTACTGTAGTGTTGGGATCTCAAATATTGAATATGGTATTGAAAATGTCGTTTCGCCGAATAAGACCCGATATAAACCGTTTGGTAGAAGTAACCGGATATAGTTTTCCGAGCGGACATTCAATGGCCGCCTTTGCATTATACGGGATATTAACCTATTTGCTGTGGAAGAATTTAAATACCGTATTACGCAGAGTTTTTGTTCTGATTTTATTCAGTGTGATGATTTTGGGCATTGGACTAAGCCGAATTTATCTGGGAGTTCACTACCCAAGTGATGTGTTTGGTGGGTATTTGGCAAGTTGTTCATGGTTAATGTTCTCTATCGGTATGTACGAGTCTCTAAGAAGCAGAAACTGAATAACAGTGGAACCCCAAGGGTAATTACTTCGTATATGAGATGGGTTACTGCAAAAGGTCAGTTCTTATCCATTATACATGAATAGTGACGATAGAAATATGTTAAGGAGGGCTGTCGATGGCCTTCGGTGCAAGAATGTTTAAGACGGGATTGGCTGTAACTTTGGCCCTCTACCTGACGATGCTGCTCGGCATTACCTCGCCGGTCGGTGCTGCGATCGCTGCGATATTTGCAATGCAGCCTTCAATTTATCGGTCTTGGAAGTATTTCCTTGACCAATTGCAGACCAGCACGCTTGGTGCTATTATCGCGATGCTTGGAGGATATTTTCTTACCAATCAACCTATCTCCGTAGGACTTGTGTGTATTCTGGTTATTATGATCTGTATTAAATTGAATATGGGAGAGACGATCGGTCTGACGCTGGTCACAGTCATTTCGGTCATGGAAGCATCCGGACAGTGGGATTTTGCCATCAACCGGTTCTTTTTGACACTGATAGGTATCGTTTCAGCATTTCTGATTAATATTTTGGTCTTTCCCCCGAAGCCGAGAGAGCAATATTTCAAGCAAATCAACAGCGTATTCGGTAAAATGTCACTGCTGCTCCGAACCGCTATCTCCCACGAAATCAAGGACTCCGTTTACCGGGATGAATTGAACGGTCTGGAGGGGACGATTAAATCTCTGACTGACAAGTACAATTTGTTTGAGGAAGAGCAGAAAAAAATGAAGCGTGCAAAATTCAGCCACTCCAGACAGCTGGTTGTGTATAAGCATCTGCTAAGCTCGCTCCAAAAAGGGTATGAAGTGCTTAACGCCGTGGAGAATCACTATTTTCAGGTTCAGCGTAGTGAGGAAATTGATGAGCAGTTTGATGCGAATCTCGAACGGCTCATCAAATTCCATGAGCATATATTGTGGAAGTTTGAAGATATACTGAAGCCTAATGGGGATGAGGCCGAATGTATGGCAGAGCAAAACGAGGCTTTTATGGATCAGGTGATATGTGGGGCGGGTTTGCAGCCTGGGGGATTCCGGTTGACAATTGTTGCAGCGGCAATGTATGACTATGGCCATACATTAGAGCGGTTAAACAGAGTTGCGGATCACATCAGCCGCTTTGTAGAGGATAAGGATAACGGAGGAATACTAGCCTGGCTCAAGAAATAAGGGAAATAAAGACGGCGTTATACGAATCATAATGAAGTACGATTATATAAATAAACAGGTGGGTACCGTGAAGTCCAGCCTGTTTATTTATATGTAAACGCAAAAAAACCGGCTAGTTTAGCCGACTTCTGGGTAACCATATTGATTAATGTGGTGTAGACTGATAAAATAAATCTTGGTCTGATTGTACAGATATATCAACGATAAGTTTGTTTCAACCTAATTATATCACGAATTAAGCACGCTGTCAACCAGTAAATAGGGGGATGAAAAGATGGCTATCAGCGATCAGGATTGGAAAGCCGAACAAACGCGGGTAACGGATGTCACGGCTAAAATCAGCAGTAAAATTACTCAACTTGAGGCAGATGTCGGTTTAGTGCGTGGGGATGTCATTAACATGCGTAAAGAATTCTGGGATGAGGTGACCGTCAATTTCAGTAACCCTGATGATTTAGGTGAGACGTCAACCAACCTGCGGCAGCAGGCCCAGGTTCTTTCCGAAAGAGAGAGATCCCACCTCCAGTCCAGCAAAGCTTTGAAAAAATATAAGAAGCTCGTTTACTCACCTTACTTTGGGCGGATTGATTTTCGAGAAGAAGATATGAATCAGGAGGAGCCTATTTATCTAGGGATCGGCTCATTTATGGACGATGACTCGGAGACCTTTCTTGTGTATGATTGGCGTGCTCCGATTTCCAGCTTATATTATGATGGAGCACCGGGAATAACCCGGTATGAGACACCTTCCGGTACTGTAACGGGAGAGATGAGCCTGAAGCGGCAGTTTGTTATTCATGATGGAGTCATTGAGG
Above is a window of Paenibacillus uliginis N3/975 DNA encoding:
- a CDS encoding glycosyl hydrolase, whose product is MQYKRWITAALGAVICVSLTASAHADTGEVLTGAGSYTTVLPPGAAEAQPDIYKTSRVTGKMPTNDWWSSLAWDTYSEAQYPHPLAIKNEESGIQIFNPSPRISADNTAISGTLDDTRDFTVGHSGVATFPDAKVDDYNDWFVRAEYKSGTKSMKVTYGHGSPFVYFTYTDGDPQISFHSTPEIWYGNASSSAIGVTIDGAHYGLYGPTGSTWSGIGSRKLTNSLHGKDYFSIAALPDNKPAILEKYRQYAYSHVTDTEVSWTYDPLTSEVTTTYTYDTEPKEGSRSGTIFALYPHQWKHLSSTHLLPYIYPSVRGEMKTGEGSSFQTKMKFTGVLPSLPDKGSYDRDKLAQYIEEAKDEDYYGAPDTYSVGKHLGKLTALVPIAEQIGDTIAAERFRSKIRSRLEDWFKASDISGNPNVSELFYYNSQWGTLIGYPASYGTDIELNDHHIHYGYFLKAAAEIARTDKRWASDSQYGPMVQLLIRDIASMDRNDPLFPFLRNFDPYAGHSWSSGHGRFGDGNNNGSSAETMNAWAALILWGEATGDTDTRDLGIYLYTTEMNAINEYWFDTAGTNASSGFTRSNASIIWGGKTTGDSTMWTANPEEVHGVNWLPITGSSLYLTQYPSYAGRNYETMVNENKGTDFNAWEDLVYMYLAISNPTEAANMFAAQASSIVPEQGNSKANAYHWIHNLHTLGTQDPDITSDYPLYAVFNKNGHKTYVVYNMTESEKTVTFSDGMVMTAPPNRFTSITKKESPHES
- a CDS encoding phosphatase PAP2 family protein: MSHNHTYSNTRIRRYWILSFLSFLAFAGVAAMVVLDRVFGFDSFFIELVRGFEQPSITDIAKGFSYIGSTVPIIVICAAVSVLLYALRLRREIMLFFTVVLGSQILNMVLKMSFRRIRPDINRLVEVTGYSFPSGHSMAAFALYGILTYLLWKNLNTVLRRVFVLILFSVMILGIGLSRIYLGVHYPSDVFGGYLASCSWLMFSIGMYESLRSRN
- a CDS encoding FUSC family protein, translated to MAFGARMFKTGLAVTLALYLTMLLGITSPVGAAIAAIFAMQPSIYRSWKYFLDQLQTSTLGAIIAMLGGYFLTNQPISVGLVCILVIMICIKLNMGETIGLTLVTVISVMEASGQWDFAINRFFLTLIGIVSAFLINILVFPPKPREQYFKQINSVFGKMSLLLRTAISHEIKDSVYRDELNGLEGTIKSLTDKYNLFEEEQKKMKRAKFSHSRQLVVYKHLLSSLQKGYEVLNAVENHYFQVQRSEEIDEQFDANLERLIKFHEHILWKFEDILKPNGDEAECMAEQNEAFMDQVICGAGLQPGGFRLTIVAAAMYDYGHTLERLNRVADHISRFVEDKDNGGILAWLKK